The following proteins come from a genomic window of Miscanthus floridulus cultivar M001 chromosome 2, ASM1932011v1, whole genome shotgun sequence:
- the LOC136538800 gene encoding probable plastid-lipid-associated protein 10, chloroplastic isoform X3 — MALAAPSSLRRLPTTPPHVPSPPCASRLRSRPLREPRLCHRLVAAAAAAATAPLASSSTTADTERRKHELLRAVQETRRGFAAGPDQRAAIEEAVVAVEERGAGEGTPLDLAALDGTWRLCYTSASDVLVLFEAAERLPPLQVGQIYQKFECKDRSDGGIVRNVVRWSIENLLEEEEGATLMVSAKFVVLSKRNIFLQFEEVAVENIKISEQLQALIAPAILPRSFLSLQILQFLKTFRAQVPVSGPERRSPGGLYYLSYLDRDMLLGRSVGGGGVFVFTKAQPLT, encoded by the exons ATGGCGCTCGCCGCCCCTTCTTCCCTCCGCCGCCTCCCGACCACGCCACCGCATGTGCCGTCTCCGCCCTGTGCCTCCCGCCTCCGCTCGCGCCCTCTGCGGGAGCCCCGTCTCTGCCATAgactcgtcgccgccgccgccgcggcggccacCGCTCCACTCGCATCCTCGTCCACCACC GCGGACACGGAGCGGAGGAAGCACGAACTGCTGCGCGCGGTTCAGGAAACGCGGCGCGGATTCGCGGCGGGGCCCGACCAACGCGCTGCCATCGAGGAGGCCGTC GTGGCCGTGGAGGAGCGCGGTGCGGGGGAGGGGACGCCGCTAGATCTCGCGGCGCTCGATGGCACCTGGAGGCTGTGTTACACATCGGCGTCAGACGTGCTTGTGCTGTTCGAGGCGGCCGAGAGGCTTCCACCCCTGCAG GTGGGGCAAATATACCAGAAATTTGAGTGCAAAGATCGATCAGATGGTGGAATTGTGAGGAATGTTGTAAGGTGGAGCATCGAGAACTTGCTGGAG GAGGAAGAAGGTGCAACACTGATGGTCTCTGCGAAGTTTGTTGTCCTGTCTAAACGCAATATCTTTCTTCAATTTGAGGAG GTCGCTGTTGAAAATATCAAGATTAGCGAGCAACTGCAGGCACTAATAGCTCCTGCTATACTTCCTCGGTCATTTTTGAGCCTTCAG ATATTGCAGTTCCTTAAAACCTTTCGAGCTCAAGTTCCTGTTAGTGGTCCTGAAAG ACGATCACCTGGAGGATTATATTATCTTTCTTACCTTGACCGTGATATGCTCCTGGGTCGTTCAGTTGGTGGTGGGGGAGTATTTGTTTTCACAAAGGCACAACCTCTTACATAA
- the LOC136538800 gene encoding probable plastid-lipid-associated protein 10, chloroplastic isoform X1, with product MALAAPSSLRRLPTTPPHVPSPPCASRLRSRPLREPRLCHRLVAAAAAAATAPLASSSTTADTERRKHELLRAVQETRRGFAAGPDQRAAIEEAVVAVEERGAGEGTPLDLAALDGTWRLCYTSASDVLVLFEAAERLPPLQVKLNNVCSAICPNSSLQLDAYLKPLPSNQLQMPAHLRSAANVGQIYQKFECKDRSDGGIVRNVVRWSIENLLEEEEGATLMVSAKFVVLSKRNIFLQFEEVAVENIKISEQLQALIAPAILPRSFLSLQILQFLKTFRAQVPVSGPERRSPGGLYYLSYLDRDMLLGRSVGGGGVFVFTKAQPLT from the exons ATGGCGCTCGCCGCCCCTTCTTCCCTCCGCCGCCTCCCGACCACGCCACCGCATGTGCCGTCTCCGCCCTGTGCCTCCCGCCTCCGCTCGCGCCCTCTGCGGGAGCCCCGTCTCTGCCATAgactcgtcgccgccgccgccgcggcggccacCGCTCCACTCGCATCCTCGTCCACCACC GCGGACACGGAGCGGAGGAAGCACGAACTGCTGCGCGCGGTTCAGGAAACGCGGCGCGGATTCGCGGCGGGGCCCGACCAACGCGCTGCCATCGAGGAGGCCGTC GTGGCCGTGGAGGAGCGCGGTGCGGGGGAGGGGACGCCGCTAGATCTCGCGGCGCTCGATGGCACCTGGAGGCTGTGTTACACATCGGCGTCAGACGTGCTTGTGCTGTTCGAGGCGGCCGAGAGGCTTCCACCCCTGCAGGTTAAACTAAACAACGTGTGTTCAGCGATCTGTCCTAATTCGTCGTTGCAATTGGATGCCTACTTAAAGCCACTGCCTAGCAATCAATTACAGATGCCAGCACATTTGAGATCGGCTGCAAAT GTGGGGCAAATATACCAGAAATTTGAGTGCAAAGATCGATCAGATGGTGGAATTGTGAGGAATGTTGTAAGGTGGAGCATCGAGAACTTGCTGGAG GAGGAAGAAGGTGCAACACTGATGGTCTCTGCGAAGTTTGTTGTCCTGTCTAAACGCAATATCTTTCTTCAATTTGAGGAG GTCGCTGTTGAAAATATCAAGATTAGCGAGCAACTGCAGGCACTAATAGCTCCTGCTATACTTCCTCGGTCATTTTTGAGCCTTCAG ATATTGCAGTTCCTTAAAACCTTTCGAGCTCAAGTTCCTGTTAGTGGTCCTGAAAG ACGATCACCTGGAGGATTATATTATCTTTCTTACCTTGACCGTGATATGCTCCTGGGTCGTTCAGTTGGTGGTGGGGGAGTATTTGTTTTCACAAAGGCACAACCTCTTACATAA
- the LOC136538800 gene encoding probable plastid-lipid-associated protein 10, chloroplastic isoform X2: MALAAPSSLRRLPTTPPHVPSPPCASRLRSRPLREPRLCHRLVAAAAAAATAPLASSSTTADTERRKHELLRAVQETRRGFAAGPDQRAAIEEAVVAVEERGAGEGTPLDLAALDGTWRLCYTSASDVLVLFEAAERLPPLQVKLNNVGQIYQKFECKDRSDGGIVRNVVRWSIENLLEEEEGATLMVSAKFVVLSKRNIFLQFEEVAVENIKISEQLQALIAPAILPRSFLSLQILQFLKTFRAQVPVSGPERRSPGGLYYLSYLDRDMLLGRSVGGGGVFVFTKAQPLT, encoded by the exons ATGGCGCTCGCCGCCCCTTCTTCCCTCCGCCGCCTCCCGACCACGCCACCGCATGTGCCGTCTCCGCCCTGTGCCTCCCGCCTCCGCTCGCGCCCTCTGCGGGAGCCCCGTCTCTGCCATAgactcgtcgccgccgccgccgcggcggccacCGCTCCACTCGCATCCTCGTCCACCACC GCGGACACGGAGCGGAGGAAGCACGAACTGCTGCGCGCGGTTCAGGAAACGCGGCGCGGATTCGCGGCGGGGCCCGACCAACGCGCTGCCATCGAGGAGGCCGTC GTGGCCGTGGAGGAGCGCGGTGCGGGGGAGGGGACGCCGCTAGATCTCGCGGCGCTCGATGGCACCTGGAGGCTGTGTTACACATCGGCGTCAGACGTGCTTGTGCTGTTCGAGGCGGCCGAGAGGCTTCCACCCCTGCAGGTTAAACTAAACAAC GTGGGGCAAATATACCAGAAATTTGAGTGCAAAGATCGATCAGATGGTGGAATTGTGAGGAATGTTGTAAGGTGGAGCATCGAGAACTTGCTGGAG GAGGAAGAAGGTGCAACACTGATGGTCTCTGCGAAGTTTGTTGTCCTGTCTAAACGCAATATCTTTCTTCAATTTGAGGAG GTCGCTGTTGAAAATATCAAGATTAGCGAGCAACTGCAGGCACTAATAGCTCCTGCTATACTTCCTCGGTCATTTTTGAGCCTTCAG ATATTGCAGTTCCTTAAAACCTTTCGAGCTCAAGTTCCTGTTAGTGGTCCTGAAAG ACGATCACCTGGAGGATTATATTATCTTTCTTACCTTGACCGTGATATGCTCCTGGGTCGTTCAGTTGGTGGTGGGGGAGTATTTGTTTTCACAAAGGCACAACCTCTTACATAA